The proteins below come from a single Alligator mississippiensis isolate rAllMis1 chromosome 2, rAllMis1, whole genome shotgun sequence genomic window:
- the LOC102569697 gene encoding olfactory receptor 5AR1-like — MARVNGTMINEFILLGLTDDQQLEVILFVVFLIIYGISLLGNLGMVMLIWSDHHLHTPMYFFLGNFSFVDACYSSAVAPKMLLDFLAKRKAISYNGCILQFCVFCSFADIESLLLAAMAYDRYVAICNPLMYNATMSRSLCICLVSGSYLGGIVSSLIHTCSALRLSFCKNNAINHFFCDLTALLALSCSDTSLNEMLLFTFGSLVEASSIITILASYTFIIVAILGIRSTEGRLKAFATCASHLIAVTMFHGTLLFMYFRPSSSYSMDTDKKASLFYTVVIPMLNPLIYSLRNKDVKDALKKKINLNIFPG, encoded by the exons ATGGCCAGGGTAAATGGCACCATGATAAATGAATTCATTCTTCTGGGGCTTACGGATGATCAGCAGTTGGAAGTCATCTTATTTGTAGTGTTTCTGATCATCTACGGTATTTCTCTGTTAGGTAACCTTGGGATGGTCATGTTAATATGGAGTGACCACCATcttcacacacccatgtacttcttccttgGCAACTTTTCTTTTGTAGATGCCTGCTACTCCTCAGCTGTGGCCCCCAAGATGCTGCTGGACTTCCTAGCAAAGAGGAAAGCCATTTCGTACAATGGGTGCATTCTTCAGTTCTGTGTGTTCTGTTCTTTTGCAGACATAGAATCCTTGCTGTTGGCTGCAATGGCATATGACCGTTATGTGGCTATCTGCAACCCACTCATGTATAATGCTACAATGTCTAGGTCTCTCTGCATCTGTCTGGTCTCTGGATCCTACCTTGGGGGAATTGTAAGCTCTCTCATACATACGTGTTCTGCCCTAAGGCTGTCTTTCTGCAAGAATAATGCCAtcaaccatttcttctgtgatctCACTGCACTACTTGCACTCTCCTGCTCAGATACCTCCCTCAATGAGATGCTGCTATTTACTTTTGGCAGCTTAGTTGAAGCAAGTAGCATTATCACAATCCTTGCCTCCTACACATTCATAATTGTAGCTATACTGGGGATCCGCTCCACTGAAGGCAGGCTCAAAGCTTTTGCCACATGTGCCTCCCACCTGATTGCTGTCACTATGTTCCATGGGACGCTTCTCTTCATGTACTTTCGACCCTCTTCCAGTTATTCTATGGACACAGACAAAAAGGCCTCACTGTTCTACACAGTGGTGATCCCTATGCTCAACCccctcatctacagcctgaggaacaaggatgTGAAGGATGCTTT aaaaaaaaaaataaatctaaacaTTTTTCCAGGTTGA
- the LOC102569933 gene encoding olfactory receptor 4S2-like isoform X1, whose product MEVLANVQLNEFILLGLAVSPELEHMCFLLFLCFYIIIILGNILIAVTVKGSQSLNSPMYFFLSYLSLVDICYSSVTAPKLISDFLVEKKTISFNSCMGQLFWFHFFGCTEIFLLTVMAYDRYVAICKPLYYMTIMTRSVCSFLVAVSWVGGFVHSMIQTLLTTHLPFCGPNEIDHYFCDVHPLLKLACTDTYIVGIIVVANTGMISLTCFVVLVISYIVILVSLRRRTSEGRLKALSTCASHITVVVIFFGPCIFIYLRPSATFTEDKIIAVFYTIITPMLNPLIYTLRNEEVKNAMRKMWIRKVDLDDK is encoded by the exons ATGGAGGTGCTTGCGAATGTTCAATTAAATG AATTTATCCTGTTGGGACTTGCTGTCAGTCCAGAGTTAGAACATATGTGTTTTCTGTTGTTTCTATGTTTCTATATCATTATAATCCTGGGGAATATCCTCATCGCTGTTACTGTAAAGGGCAGCCAAAGCCTAAATTCCCCAATGTATTTCTTCCTAAGCTACCTGTCCTTGGTAGACATATGCTATTCTTCTGTCACAGCCCCAAAACTCATTTCAGATTTCCTTGTTGAGAAGAAAACCATATCTTTCAATAGTTGCATGGGACAGTTGTTCTGGTTTCATTTCTTTGGGTGCACTGAGATTTTCCTCCTCACAGTGATGGCATACGATCGTTATGTTGCGATCTGTAAACCTCTCTATTACATGACCATTATGACACGAAGTGTGTGCAGTTTTCTGGTAGCAGTGTCATGGGTTGGGGGCTTTGTGCATTCCATGATACAAACTCTCCTGACCACCCACCTCCCTTTCTGTGGGCCTAATGAGATTGATCACTATTTCTGTGATGTGCACCCTTTGCTGAAACTGGCTTGTACTGACACTTACATTGTTGGCATCATTGTTGTGGCTAATACAGGAATGATTTCCTTAACCTGTTTTGTTGTGTTAGTTATATCATATATTGTCATCTTAGTCTCCTTGAGAAGACGCACTTCTGAAGGGCGCCTCAAAGCTCTCTCCACTTGTGCCTCCCACATCACTGTAGTGGTTATATTTTTTGGGCCATGTATCTTCATCTACTTACGACCTTCTGCCACCTTCACAGAGGATAAGATTATCGCTGTGTTCTACACCATTATCACCCCTATGCTGAACCCCTTGATTTATACCCTAAGAAATGAAGAGGTAAAAAATGCCATGAGAAAAATGTGGATCCGAAAAGTGGACTTAGACGATAAATGA
- the LOC102569933 gene encoding olfactory receptor 4S2-like isoform X2 codes for MEPTHNVTEFILLGLAVSPELEHMCFLLFLCFYIIIILGNILIAVTVKGSQSLNSPMYFFLSYLSLVDICYSSVTAPKLISDFLVEKKTISFNSCMGQLFWFHFFGCTEIFLLTVMAYDRYVAICKPLYYMTIMTRSVCSFLVAVSWVGGFVHSMIQTLLTTHLPFCGPNEIDHYFCDVHPLLKLACTDTYIVGIIVVANTGMISLTCFVVLVISYIVILVSLRRRTSEGRLKALSTCASHITVVVIFFGPCIFIYLRPSATFTEDKIIAVFYTIITPMLNPLIYTLRNEEVKNAMRKMWIRKVDLDDK; via the coding sequence ATGGAGCCTACACATAATGTGACAGAATTTATCCTGTTGGGACTTGCTGTCAGTCCAGAGTTAGAACATATGTGTTTTCTGTTGTTTCTATGTTTCTATATCATTATAATCCTGGGGAATATCCTCATCGCTGTTACTGTAAAGGGCAGCCAAAGCCTAAATTCCCCAATGTATTTCTTCCTAAGCTACCTGTCCTTGGTAGACATATGCTATTCTTCTGTCACAGCCCCAAAACTCATTTCAGATTTCCTTGTTGAGAAGAAAACCATATCTTTCAATAGTTGCATGGGACAGTTGTTCTGGTTTCATTTCTTTGGGTGCACTGAGATTTTCCTCCTCACAGTGATGGCATACGATCGTTATGTTGCGATCTGTAAACCTCTCTATTACATGACCATTATGACACGAAGTGTGTGCAGTTTTCTGGTAGCAGTGTCATGGGTTGGGGGCTTTGTGCATTCCATGATACAAACTCTCCTGACCACCCACCTCCCTTTCTGTGGGCCTAATGAGATTGATCACTATTTCTGTGATGTGCACCCTTTGCTGAAACTGGCTTGTACTGACACTTACATTGTTGGCATCATTGTTGTGGCTAATACAGGAATGATTTCCTTAACCTGTTTTGTTGTGTTAGTTATATCATATATTGTCATCTTAGTCTCCTTGAGAAGACGCACTTCTGAAGGGCGCCTCAAAGCTCTCTCCACTTGTGCCTCCCACATCACTGTAGTGGTTATATTTTTTGGGCCATGTATCTTCATCTACTTACGACCTTCTGCCACCTTCACAGAGGATAAGATTATCGCTGTGTTCTACACCATTATCACCCCTATGCTGAACCCCTTGATTTATACCCTAAGAAATGAAGAGGTAAAAAATGCCATGAGAAAAATGTGGATCCGAAAAGTGGACTTAGACGATAAATGA